In Nocardia sputorum, a single genomic region encodes these proteins:
- a CDS encoding bifunctional RNase H/acid phosphatase translates to MPEVIVEADGGSRGNPGPAGYGAVVYDADHARVLAERREFLGVATNNVAEYRGLIAGLAAAAELGAESVVVRMDSKLVVEQMSGRWKIKHASLIPLADQARRLAAGFTRVSYGWIPRAQNSHADRLANEAMDEGSGVAENRAAAADARTAEAADPALAVTERDLPSWIDEVRDVHAEQAAPAQHGPGWTRATGRPTRLLLLRHGQTELSVQRRYSGRGNPPLTPLGREQAARAAKMLAAKGGIAAVVSSPLGRARETAEAAAGALEVPVEIHDGLIETDFGAWEGLTFAEAAQRDPGLHARWIGDPTVAAPGGESFEQVLARVDAALRDLVERYPGANVVVVSHVTPIKTLLRLALDAGPSLLYRLHLDLASLSIAEFYPDGGSSVRLVNDTSYL, encoded by the coding sequence GTGCCCGAGGTGATCGTCGAAGCCGACGGCGGTTCCCGTGGCAATCCCGGCCCGGCCGGTTACGGAGCCGTGGTCTACGACGCCGACCACGCCCGGGTGCTCGCCGAGCGCCGGGAGTTCCTCGGCGTGGCCACCAACAACGTCGCCGAATATCGCGGTTTGATCGCGGGGTTGGCGGCGGCGGCCGAACTGGGCGCCGAGTCGGTCGTCGTGCGCATGGACTCCAAGCTGGTCGTCGAGCAGATGTCCGGGCGCTGGAAGATCAAGCACGCGTCCTTGATTCCGCTCGCCGACCAGGCCCGCAGGCTCGCCGCCGGATTCACCCGGGTCAGCTACGGCTGGATTCCGCGCGCGCAGAACTCGCACGCCGACCGGCTGGCCAACGAGGCCATGGACGAGGGAAGCGGCGTCGCCGAGAACCGCGCGGCGGCCGCGGACGCGCGCACCGCCGAGGCCGCCGATCCGGCCCTCGCGGTCACCGAGCGCGACCTGCCGAGCTGGATCGATGAAGTCAGGGACGTGCACGCCGAGCAGGCCGCCCCGGCGCAGCACGGTCCGGGCTGGACCCGGGCCACCGGTCGTCCCACCCGGTTGCTGCTGCTTCGCCACGGCCAGACCGAGTTGTCGGTGCAGCGCCGCTATTCCGGTCGCGGCAATCCGCCGCTCACCCCGCTCGGGCGGGAACAGGCCGCCCGCGCCGCGAAAATGCTGGCCGCCAAGGGCGGCATCGCCGCGGTGGTCAGCTCGCCGCTCGGCCGTGCCCGGGAGACCGCCGAGGCGGCTGCCGGCGCGCTCGAGGTCCCGGTGGAGATCCACGACGGGTTGATCGAGACCGACTTCGGCGCGTGGGAGGGCCTGACCTTCGCCGAGGCCGCGCAACGCGATCCCGGCCTGCACGCCCGCTGGATCGGTGATCCCACCGTCGCCGCGCCCGGCGGGGAGAGCTTCGAGCAGGTCCTCGCGCGGGTGGACGCGGCTCTGCGCGATCTCGTCGAGCGGTATCCCGGCGCCAATGTGGTGGTGGTCAGTCATGTGACCCCGATCAAGACGCTGCTGCGGCTGGCCCTCGATGCCGGCCCGTCGCTGTTGTACCGGTTGCATCTGGATCTGGCGTCGCTATCGATAGCGGAGTTCTATCCCGACGGTGGGTCTTCGGTGCGCCTGGTGAACGACACGTCCTACCTCTGA
- a CDS encoding zinc ribbon domain-containing protein: MNVEPPIQAELLRLAAVDAELTRIAHRRTVLPEQQEVARLEAERNAHSDAAVAVQIVLDDLDRDIRKLEGEVEAVRKREERDQAMLTAGTVNAKQLSELQHELGSLQRRRSVLEDELLEVMERREASAADYEHAGARLSKTEDELAAARRQRDEALADLDVAQTRCETDRAGMVAKVPGELLAIYDRQRIQHGAGAALLQARRCGACRIELDRGEIARIAKTAPDVVVRCPECGAILVRTKESGL; encoded by the coding sequence TTGAATGTCGAACCCCCGATCCAGGCCGAGCTGCTGCGGCTCGCCGCCGTCGACGCCGAGCTGACCCGGATCGCGCACCGTCGCACCGTGCTGCCCGAGCAGCAGGAGGTGGCGCGGCTGGAAGCCGAGCGCAACGCGCACTCCGACGCCGCGGTGGCCGTGCAGATCGTGCTGGACGACCTCGACCGCGACATCCGCAAGCTGGAGGGCGAGGTCGAGGCGGTGCGCAAGCGCGAGGAGCGCGACCAGGCCATGCTCACCGCGGGAACGGTGAACGCCAAACAGCTTTCGGAGCTCCAGCACGAGCTGGGCAGTCTGCAGCGGCGCCGCTCCGTACTGGAGGACGAGCTGCTCGAGGTGATGGAGCGGCGGGAGGCCTCCGCCGCCGACTACGAGCACGCGGGCGCGCGGTTGAGCAAGACCGAGGACGAACTCGCCGCCGCCCGGCGGCAGCGCGACGAGGCGCTCGCGGATCTGGACGTGGCGCAGACGCGCTGCGAGACCGATCGCGCGGGCATGGTGGCGAAGGTTCCCGGCGAGCTGCTCGCCATCTACGACCGGCAGCGCATACAGCACGGCGCGGGCGCGGCGCTGTTGCAGGCTCGCCGCTGTGGCGCGTGCCGGATCGAACTCGATCGCGGCGAGATCGCGCGCATCGCCAAGACGGCGCCGGACGTGGTCGTGCGCTGCCCGGAGTGCGGCGCGATCCTGGTCCGGACCAAGGAATCGGGGCTGTGA
- a CDS encoding Nif3-like dinuclear metal center hexameric protein: MTTLADLIGVLDAAYPPTLAEPWDSVGLVCGDPAEELTRVLFAVDATAAVVEEAIDWRAQALVVHHPLLLRGVDTVAASTPKGALVHRLIRSGCALFTAHTNADSAAPGVSDALAAALGLTVTGPLDAKPESAVDNWVIQVPSTHTDAVLAALFAAGAGRRVDHCDCAVLVPAKAQSRPTTEGSPVQETLGELQYAEEERVEVAAPSSARSAVLAALRAAHPGEDPVYHIGERAQLPSSLGLGRVGTLPEPESLRAFTDRVARALPPTAWGVRAAGDPDRSVYTVAVCGGAGDSYLSRATALGVDVYVTSDLRHHPVDEHLRKGGPALVDAAHWATEFPWCAQAEAVVRSALPGLETRVSTLRTDPWTVRGTG, translated from the coding sequence ATGACCACGCTCGCGGATCTCATCGGGGTGCTCGACGCGGCCTACCCGCCCACGCTGGCCGAGCCGTGGGACTCGGTCGGCCTGGTCTGTGGTGACCCGGCCGAGGAGCTGACCCGGGTGCTGTTCGCCGTCGACGCGACCGCCGCGGTCGTCGAGGAGGCGATCGACTGGCGCGCGCAGGCCCTGGTGGTGCACCACCCGCTGCTGCTGCGCGGCGTCGACACCGTCGCGGCGAGCACGCCGAAAGGCGCACTGGTGCATCGGCTGATCCGTTCCGGTTGCGCGCTGTTCACCGCGCACACCAACGCCGACTCCGCCGCCCCGGGTGTCTCCGACGCACTCGCGGCCGCCCTCGGACTGACGGTCACCGGCCCGCTGGATGCGAAACCCGAATCGGCTGTGGACAACTGGGTGATACAAGTGCCGAGCACGCACACCGACGCGGTGCTCGCCGCGCTCTTCGCCGCGGGTGCGGGCCGACGAGTGGACCACTGCGACTGCGCGGTGCTGGTACCGGCCAAGGCGCAGTCCCGCCCGACGACCGAAGGCTCGCCCGTGCAAGAGACCTTGGGCGAACTCCAGTACGCCGAGGAGGAGCGGGTGGAGGTCGCCGCCCCCTCGTCGGCCCGTTCCGCCGTGCTCGCCGCGCTGCGCGCCGCGCATCCCGGCGAGGACCCGGTCTACCACATCGGTGAACGCGCCCAGCTGCCGTCGTCTCTGGGCCTCGGCCGGGTCGGCACCCTGCCGGAACCGGAATCGTTGCGCGCCTTCACCGATCGCGTGGCGCGCGCGCTTCCGCCCACGGCATGGGGCGTGCGCGCCGCTGGTGACCCGGACCGCTCCGTCTACACCGTCGCCGTCTGCGGCGGCGCGGGCGACTCCTACCTGAGCCGGGCCACCGCGCTCGGCGTCGACGTGTACGTCACGTCCGATCTGCGCCACCATCCGGTCGACGAGCACCTGCGCAAGGGCGGTCCCGCGTTGGTCGACGCCGCGCACTGGGCCACCGAATTCCCTTGGTGCGCGCAGGCCGAAGCGGTCGTGCGCAGCGCCCTGCCCGGCCTGGAGACCAGGGTGTCCACGTTGCGCACCGACCCGTGGACGGTGCGCGGCACCGGCTGA
- the cobC gene encoding Rv2231c family pyridoxal phosphate-dependent protein CobC, with the protein MAEDTVDRAKLRHHGDVDARPGMLDFAVNVQGTAPPKWLRLRLAGRLSDLGRYPSAEDAEAARRAVAARHGRVPDEVLLLAGAAEGFALLPRLAPRSAAVLHPSFTEPELVLREAGVPVTRVVLESPYRLDPGAVPPEADLVVLGNPTNPTSVLHPADTIRALRRPGRVIVVDEAFADAVAGEPESLAADPAPDLLVLRSLTKTWALAGLRCGYFLGAPDVLARLGAGRPHWALGTLQLEAITATASPAAVTESERCARTLAVHRAAMIERLTGLGIAVHTPAEGPFLLLRVPDGELLRKHLAAAGIAVRRADTFPGLGPDHLRVAVRGAAEVDLLVEAIRSADVGIEAKEGGR; encoded by the coding sequence GTGGCCGAGGACACCGTCGATCGCGCGAAACTGCGTCACCACGGCGACGTGGACGCGCGCCCGGGCATGCTCGATTTCGCGGTGAACGTCCAAGGGACGGCGCCACCGAAGTGGCTGCGCCTGCGCCTGGCCGGGCGGCTGTCCGATCTGGGCCGCTATCCCAGCGCCGAGGACGCCGAGGCCGCGCGCCGGGCGGTCGCGGCCCGGCACGGCCGTGTCCCGGATGAGGTGTTGCTGCTGGCAGGGGCGGCCGAAGGTTTCGCGCTGCTGCCCCGTCTCGCGCCACGTTCGGCCGCGGTGCTGCACCCGTCGTTCACCGAGCCGGAACTCGTGTTGCGGGAGGCCGGCGTCCCCGTCACCCGGGTCGTTCTGGAATCGCCCTACCGCCTGGATCCCGGCGCGGTGCCCCCCGAAGCCGACCTGGTGGTGCTCGGCAACCCGACCAACCCGACCTCGGTGCTGCACCCGGCCGACACGATCCGCGCCCTGCGCAGGCCGGGCCGCGTCATCGTGGTCGACGAAGCCTTCGCCGACGCGGTCGCGGGCGAGCCGGAATCCCTCGCCGCCGACCCCGCGCCCGACCTGCTCGTTCTGCGCAGCCTCACCAAGACCTGGGCGCTGGCGGGCCTGCGCTGCGGCTATTTCCTGGGAGCACCGGACGTTCTCGCGCGCCTCGGCGCAGGGCGGCCGCACTGGGCGCTGGGCACGCTGCAACTGGAGGCGATCACCGCCACCGCGAGCCCGGCGGCCGTGACCGAGTCCGAGCGCTGCGCGCGCACGCTCGCCGTGCATCGCGCCGCGATGATCGAGCGCCTGACCGGCCTCGGCATCGCCGTCCACACTCCGGCCGAGGGGCCGTTCCTGCTCCTGCGCGTCCCGGACGGCGAACTGCTGCGCAAGCACTTGGCCGCGGCGGGAATCGCGGTCCGGCGCGCGGACACCTTCCCCGGCCTCGGCCCGGACCATCTGCGCGTCGCGGTCCGCGGTGCGGCGGAGGTCGATTTGCTGGTGGAGGCGATCCGGTCGGCAGATGTCGGGATCGAAGCAAAGGAAGGTGGACGATGA
- a CDS encoding low molecular weight protein-tyrosine-phosphatase, with protein sequence MAGVGQLHVSFVCTGNICRSPMAEKIFASHLYRAGLANRVRVSSAGTGSWHVGDDADPRTCATLRKYGYPTGHVAAVFGAEHSDADLVIALDRSHQRDLARLGIPAERLRLLRAFDPDADGQDVADPYYGDATDFELVRAQIEAAVPGLLDWVRAELAAAEPPDPRLVSDERS encoded by the coding sequence ATGGCAGGCGTGGGTCAGCTGCACGTCTCGTTCGTCTGTACCGGCAACATCTGCCGCTCTCCGATGGCGGAAAAGATCTTCGCCTCGCACCTCTACCGGGCCGGGCTCGCCAACCGGGTGCGGGTGAGCAGCGCGGGCACCGGGTCGTGGCACGTCGGCGACGACGCCGACCCGCGGACCTGCGCGACCCTGCGCAAGTACGGATACCCGACCGGCCACGTCGCCGCCGTGTTCGGGGCCGAGCACAGCGACGCGGATCTGGTGATCGCCTTGGACCGCTCGCACCAGCGCGACCTGGCCCGGCTCGGCATCCCGGCCGAGCGACTGCGGTTGCTGCGTGCCTTCGACCCCGACGCCGACGGCCAAGACGTGGCCGACCCCTACTACGGCGACGCGACGGACTTCGAACTCGTGCGCGCGCAGATCGAGGCCGCCGTGCCCGGCCTGCTCGACTGGGTGCGCGCCGAATTGGCCGCCGCCGAACCGCCCGATCCGCGCCTCGTCTCCGACGAGCGATCCTGA
- a CDS encoding SURF1 family cytochrome oxidase biogenesis protein, whose product MRRLAFLLRPSWLILAVLVAAFAYLCFTVLAPWQLGKNTATSHRNQLIADSVKAEPVDVTTVLSGTGEHTEWRRVTASGSYLPDSTVLVRLRHLDGAPGYAVLATFRLDDGRVLLVDRGLVSAVDGTRPPQVPEPPAGPQRIEARVRMSEGVTPGKDPSVQDGYRQVYSIDTAQESTVLRQPLTAVPTGGERGGYLQLSESQPGAFTPTPLPQLDAGPYLSYGLQWLAFGIMAPLGLGYFVYAEIRERRKEKGSAAEPVGAPSPTERPRSEPVSSTTPPAPAAPTTEARLADRYGRGRG is encoded by the coding sequence ATGCGCAGGCTCGCCTTCCTGCTGCGCCCCAGCTGGCTGATCCTGGCGGTGCTGGTCGCCGCGTTCGCCTACCTGTGCTTCACCGTGCTCGCGCCGTGGCAGCTCGGCAAGAACACGGCCACCTCGCACCGCAACCAGTTGATCGCCGACTCGGTGAAGGCCGAGCCCGTGGACGTCACCACCGTGCTCTCCGGAACCGGCGAGCACACCGAGTGGCGGCGCGTCACCGCCTCCGGCAGCTACCTGCCGGACTCCACGGTGCTGGTGCGGCTGCGCCACCTCGACGGCGCTCCCGGGTACGCGGTGCTCGCGACGTTCCGGCTGGACGACGGCCGCGTGCTGCTCGTCGACCGCGGACTGGTGTCGGCGGTCGACGGCACCCGCCCGCCCCAGGTCCCCGAGCCGCCCGCGGGACCGCAGCGCATCGAGGCCAGGGTCCGGATGTCCGAGGGCGTCACGCCCGGCAAGGACCCGAGCGTCCAGGACGGCTATCGCCAGGTGTACTCCATCGACACCGCCCAGGAATCGACGGTTCTGCGACAACCCCTCACCGCCGTTCCCACCGGCGGCGAACGCGGCGGCTACCTGCAGCTGAGCGAGAGCCAACCGGGCGCGTTCACCCCGACTCCGCTCCCCCAGCTGGACGCGGGCCCCTACCTGTCCTACGGCCTGCAATGGCTGGCCTTCGGCATCATGGCTCCGCTCGGCCTCGGCTACTTCGTCTACGCGGAGATCCGCGAACGACGGAAGGAGAAAGGCTCCGCCGCCGAGCCGGTAGGCGCGCCCTCCCCCACCGAACGGCCGCGATCCGAGCCGGTTTCCTCGACCACTCCGCCCGCACCCGCCGCGCCGACCACGGAAGCCCGCCTCGCCGACCGCTACGGCCGCGGCCGCGGGTGA
- a CDS encoding VOC family protein: MRIGLMTIVVAEYDPAIAFFVDSLGFELVEDSAALTDDGRAKRWVVVRPPGAESGILLARADGAAQTAVIGQQVAGRVGFFLQVEDFHSAYDRMVARGVEFVRAPRDEPYGRVAVFLDIAGNRWDLLGPNRS; encoded by the coding sequence ATGCGGATCGGACTGATGACCATCGTCGTGGCGGAGTACGACCCCGCGATCGCCTTCTTTGTCGATTCACTGGGATTCGAGCTGGTCGAGGACTCGGCGGCGCTCACCGACGACGGTCGCGCGAAACGGTGGGTGGTGGTGCGCCCGCCCGGCGCCGAATCGGGCATCCTGCTCGCCCGGGCCGACGGTGCGGCGCAAACCGCGGTGATCGGGCAGCAGGTCGCGGGCCGGGTCGGCTTCTTCTTACAGGTCGAGGACTTCCACTCGGCGTACGACCGGATGGTCGCGCGCGGCGTCGAGTTCGTGCGCGCGCCCCGCGACGAGCCGTACGGGCGGGTGGCGGTCTTCCTCGACATCGCGGGTAACCGGTGGGACCTACTGGGGCCGAATCGGTCCTGA
- a CDS encoding cobalamin biosynthesis protein, whose protein sequence is MQKGTSTALGLLLGFALDRVFGDPRRWHPVAGFGSAVAALESVTYADRRAAGLLHETLAVGAVVGLGAAVRRGGVAATAAATWTVLGGRSLARTGRAMADRLAGGDLDGARALLPSLCGRDPQALDADGLARAALESIAENTSDASVAPVVWGAVAGIPGLLGYRAVNTLDAMIGYRNERYRRFGWAAARVDDAANLIPARITGLLTAALAPLIGGGPAAALAAWRRDAAGHPSPNAGVVEASMAGALGVRLGGRTEYPHGVEMRPILGDGPAPTVHDLRRAVRLSEAVQLAATLLAAAVALTRR, encoded by the coding sequence GTGCAGAAGGGGACCTCCACCGCGCTCGGTTTGCTGCTCGGATTCGCGCTCGATCGAGTGTTCGGGGATCCGCGCCGGTGGCATCCGGTGGCCGGATTCGGCTCGGCGGTGGCGGCTTTGGAGTCGGTGACCTACGCCGACCGGCGCGCGGCGGGGTTGCTGCACGAGACGCTGGCCGTCGGCGCGGTGGTCGGGCTCGGGGCGGCCGTGCGGCGCGGCGGCGTGGCCGCGACCGCCGCCGCCACCTGGACCGTGCTGGGTGGACGCAGTCTGGCCCGGACCGGTCGCGCGATGGCCGACCGGTTGGCCGGTGGCGACCTCGACGGCGCTCGCGCGCTCCTGCCTTCTCTCTGTGGCCGCGATCCGCAGGCGCTGGACGCGGACGGGCTCGCTCGCGCGGCACTGGAGTCCATCGCCGAGAACACCTCCGACGCGTCCGTCGCGCCGGTGGTGTGGGGAGCGGTGGCGGGCATCCCGGGTCTGCTCGGGTATCGCGCGGTCAACACGCTGGACGCGATGATCGGCTACCGCAACGAGCGCTACCGGCGTTTCGGCTGGGCCGCCGCCCGCGTCGACGACGCGGCCAACCTGATCCCGGCGCGGATCACCGGTTTGCTCACCGCCGCCCTCGCCCCCTTGATCGGTGGCGGGCCCGCTGCCGCCCTGGCCGCATGGCGGCGGGACGCGGCCGGCCATCCCAGCCCCAACGCGGGGGTGGTGGAAGCGTCGATGGCCGGGGCGCTCGGCGTCCGGCTGGGTGGCCGTACCGAGTACCCGCACGGTGTCGAGATGCGCCCGATCCTCGGGGACGGCCCGGCTCCCACGGTGCACGACCTGCGCCGCGCGGTCCGTCTTTCCGAAGCAGTGCAGCTTGCCGCCACGCTGCTCGCCGCCGCCGTCGCCTTGACCAGGCGCTGA
- the sigJ gene encoding RNA polymerase sigma factor SigJ, whose translation MTSEQPSPESLDQAELARRFEEHRPYLRRLAYSTLGSLSDADDVVQEAWLRLQRQYEAGAASEIDNLRAWLSTVTGRLALDHLGSARVRREQYVGEWLPEPEVTSWDDPADRITQDERVTTALLVVLESLSPAERTAFVLQDVFGMSGPEVAEVVGRTPAAVRQLASRARKHVEQGTPRFPASPDEQKKVVSAFSVAWRSGDLSALLGVLDANVSLTADGGGKVPAIRQPVRGAELVAKLLLGWYHSPSAVGGWGRAVLVNGQPGLVVFDGTHTGVFSFTVDDGRIVAIDVVRNPDKLRDLPTDGMPDWFMGEGRTEQE comes from the coding sequence GTGACTTCCGAACAGCCTTCCCCCGAGTCCCTCGACCAGGCCGAGCTGGCGCGGCGGTTCGAGGAGCACCGCCCCTATCTGCGCAGGCTCGCCTACAGCACGCTGGGCAGTCTGAGCGACGCCGACGACGTCGTGCAGGAGGCGTGGTTGCGATTGCAACGCCAGTACGAGGCGGGCGCCGCGAGCGAGATCGACAACCTGCGCGCCTGGCTGTCCACCGTCACCGGCCGGCTGGCCCTCGACCACCTCGGCTCCGCCCGCGTCCGCCGCGAGCAGTACGTCGGCGAATGGCTGCCGGAGCCCGAGGTGACCAGCTGGGACGACCCCGCCGACCGGATCACGCAGGACGAGCGGGTCACCACCGCGCTGCTGGTGGTGCTCGAATCCTTGTCCCCGGCCGAGCGCACCGCGTTCGTGCTCCAGGACGTCTTCGGCATGAGCGGCCCCGAGGTCGCCGAAGTGGTCGGCCGCACCCCGGCCGCCGTCCGCCAGCTCGCCTCACGGGCCCGCAAGCACGTCGAGCAGGGCACGCCGCGCTTCCCGGCCTCGCCGGACGAGCAGAAGAAGGTGGTGTCCGCCTTCTCGGTGGCCTGGCGTTCCGGCGACCTCAGCGCCCTGCTGGGTGTGCTCGACGCGAACGTCAGCCTCACCGCCGACGGCGGCGGCAAGGTGCCCGCGATCCGGCAGCCCGTGCGCGGCGCCGAACTCGTGGCCAAGCTGCTGCTCGGCTGGTACCACTCGCCGTCCGCGGTCGGTGGCTGGGGTCGCGCGGTGCTCGTCAACGGCCAGCCCGGCCTGGTGGTGTTCGACGGCACCCACACCGGCGTGTTCTCCTTCACCGTCGACGACGGACGCATCGTCGCGATCGACGTGGTCCGCAACCCGGACAAGCTGCGCGACCTGCCCACGGACGGTATGCCCGACTGGTTCATGGGCGAGGGCCGCACCGAGCAGGAGTAG
- the ald gene encoding alanine dehydrogenase — MRIGVPQEVKEQEFRVALTPAGAGELAGQGHDVLVQAGAGVGSGFPDADYAAAGARLVPDADQVWREAELVLKVKEPIAPEYPRMRRGQVLFTFLHLAASRDCTDAVLRSGITAIAYEMVRAADGSLPLLAPMSEIAGKLGAQVGAYHLMAPLGGAGLLPGGVPGVRPAEVVVLGGGVAGSNAAAVAVGMGARVSVLDTNLHRLRELDARFDGRIATVASNAAEIRRAVLSADLVIGAVLVPGARAPELVPDDLVAGMRPGAVLVDISIDQGGCFASAHPTTHANPTFRVADSLFYCVANMPGAVPHTSTIALTNATLPYVRAIADLGWQEACATHPDLAHGLTADAGRLLSAEVAAAHGYSRPLGVAG, encoded by the coding sequence ATGAGGATCGGAGTACCACAGGAGGTCAAGGAGCAGGAGTTCCGAGTGGCCCTGACTCCGGCGGGCGCCGGGGAACTGGCCGGGCAGGGACACGACGTGCTGGTGCAGGCGGGCGCGGGCGTCGGATCGGGCTTCCCCGACGCCGACTACGCCGCGGCGGGAGCCCGCCTGGTCCCGGACGCCGACCAGGTGTGGCGGGAAGCCGAGCTGGTGTTGAAGGTGAAGGAACCGATCGCACCGGAGTACCCGCGGATGCGCCGCGGGCAGGTGTTGTTCACCTTTCTGCACTTGGCGGCCTCGCGCGACTGCACCGACGCGGTGCTGCGCTCGGGTATCACCGCCATCGCCTACGAGATGGTCCGCGCCGCCGACGGGTCGCTGCCGTTGCTGGCCCCGATGAGCGAGATCGCGGGCAAGCTCGGCGCCCAGGTCGGCGCGTACCACCTGATGGCCCCGCTCGGCGGCGCGGGGCTGCTGCCCGGCGGCGTTCCGGGCGTGCGCCCGGCGGAAGTCGTGGTGCTCGGCGGCGGCGTCGCGGGGTCGAACGCGGCCGCGGTCGCCGTCGGCATGGGCGCGCGGGTCAGTGTGCTGGACACCAACCTGCATCGGTTGCGCGAGCTCGACGCTCGCTTCGACGGGCGGATCGCCACCGTCGCGTCGAACGCCGCCGAGATCCGGCGCGCGGTGCTGTCGGCCGATCTGGTGATCGGCGCGGTGCTGGTACCGGGGGCGCGTGCGCCGGAACTGGTTCCCGACGACCTCGTCGCCGGCATGCGTCCCGGTGCCGTGCTGGTCGACATCTCCATCGACCAAGGTGGCTGCTTCGCCTCCGCGCACCCGACGACGCACGCCAATCCCACCTTCCGGGTGGCCGATTCGCTGTTCTACTGCGTGGCCAATATGCCGGGAGCGGTGCCGCACACCTCGACGATCGCGCTCACCAACGCGACCCTGCCCTACGTGCGGGCGATCGCCGACCTCGGCTGGCAGGAGGCATGCGCCACACATCCCGATCTGGCGCACGGGCTGACCGCGGACGCCGGGCGGCTGCTGTCGGCGGAAGTGGCGGCCGCGCACGGGTATTCGCGGCCGCTCGGCGTCGCGGGCTGA
- a CDS encoding MBL fold metallo-hydrolase, translating into MSDTIERTGLEILHVGGPTLRFRYAGRTWLTDPTFDEPGDYPGPVTLHKLTGPAVSADEVGPVDVVLLSHDEHADNLDDSGRKLLTTVPTVLSTPGAATRIDGVRGLENWETVTVHGVRVTGVPALHGPEGCEPFSGIVTGFVLRADGEPTVYVSGDNASVDVVREITERIGRIDIAVLNVGGANVGRFGDTDVTLNARTALQAAEVLGDAVIVPVHSDGWAHFSETLDYLGHVFRFGGRAEQLRIPPLGRPATV; encoded by the coding sequence ATGAGCGACACGATCGAACGCACCGGCCTGGAAATCCTGCACGTCGGCGGTCCGACCCTGCGGTTCCGCTACGCGGGCCGCACCTGGCTGACCGACCCCACCTTCGACGAGCCGGGCGACTACCCAGGGCCCGTCACGTTGCACAAGCTCACCGGACCCGCGGTGTCGGCCGACGAGGTCGGCCCGGTGGACGTGGTGCTGCTCTCGCACGACGAACACGCCGACAACTTGGACGACTCCGGCCGGAAGCTGCTGACCACCGTGCCGACCGTGCTCTCCACGCCCGGCGCCGCCACCCGCATCGACGGTGTGCGCGGACTGGAGAACTGGGAGACCGTGACGGTGCACGGAGTGCGGGTGACCGGTGTGCCCGCCCTGCACGGACCGGAGGGGTGCGAGCCGTTCAGCGGGATCGTCACCGGGTTCGTGCTGCGCGCCGACGGGGAGCCGACGGTGTACGTCTCGGGTGACAACGCCTCCGTGGACGTGGTGCGGGAGATCACCGAACGGATCGGCCGCATCGACATCGCCGTGCTCAACGTCGGCGGCGCGAACGTCGGACGTTTCGGGGACACCGACGTCACCTTGAACGCGCGCACCGCGCTACAGGCGGCCGAAGTACTCGGCGACGCGGTGATCGTGCCGGTCCACTCCGATGGCTGGGCGCATTTCAGCGAGACGCTCGATTACCTGGGGCACGTTTTCCGTTTCGGCGGCCGCGCCGAGCAGTTGCGGATACCGCCGTTGGGTCGCCCGGCCACCGTGTGA